Within the Cryptosporangium aurantiacum genome, the region CTGGCGCTGTGCCGCCCGGACGCGTATCGCCGTTACCGCACCGCATTCGTGGCCGCGAGCCTGCTGGGTGTCGCGGTGTCCTGGATCTGGCCGACCGCTCCCCCGCGACTCGTCGGCGGGTTCGCCGACGCCCCGGTGATCTCCGGCGCGGAGAACCCGTACGCCGCGTTCCCCAGCATGCATGTCGGATGGGCGGTCTGGGCCGCGCTCGCCGTCACCGCGCTCACCGCCCGCTGGTGGCTGCGGACGCTCGCCTGGTTGCACGCGATCGTCACAAGTATGGACGTCCTGGTCACCGGCCACCACTGGGCCCTCGACGTCGTCGGCGGCGTGCTCGCCGCGCTCGCCGGCGTCGCAGTCGCCCGCGGGTGGGAACGGTTCGCGGGCAACCGAACCTGACCCCGCTGCCCTCTCCCCGGTGGAAGCTCTTTCCGACCGACGAAGGGCAACGGGTGACCGACCAACCGGACCAGGCGTACCGCGAATACGTCGCGGATCGCCTGCCGATGCTGCGGCGGCTCGCACATTTGCTGTGCCACGACTGGCACCGCGCCGACGACCTGGTGCAGGCGACGCTCGTCCGGCTCTACCTGCACTGGGCGCGGGTGGCCGCCGCGACCGACCGGGACGCGTACGTCCGCAGGGTGCTCGTGCGCGTCTTCCTGAGCGAGCGCCGGACGGGCTGGGCCCGGCGCGTCGTGCTGGTCGACGTGGCGCCGGACTCCCCGACGACGACCGACGCCGACCCGGCCGCAGCGGTTGCCGTGCGCACCGCGCTCGCCGGTCTCCCGCCGCGCCAGCGCGCCGTGCTCGTACTGCGCTTCTACGCCGACCTGTCGGTCGACCAGACCGCCGAAGCACTGCGCTGCTCCTCCGGAACCGTGAAGAGCCAGACCGCCAAAGCGCTGGCGTCGTTGCGTCGCGCCCTTCCCGACGACGAGCCCGCCACGATCCGCCGAGGAGCCGGACGATGAACGAACTCGACACCCGCACGCTGCTCTCCCGGCTGGCGAGCGAGCCCGCGCCTCCGACGACCGTGAACGTCGACCGCGCGATCGTCACCGCGCAGCAGCACCGGAAGCGCGGCCGCTGGCTCCTGGCCGCCGCCGCGGCCGCCGTCGTACTCGTCGTGACGCTCGGGCTGGTGACCGCCTTCCGTCCGGATCCGCCCCGCCCCGTGCCGGTCGTCAGCGCCCCGACCAGCTTCGATCCCCTGCGACCTCGGCTCGAGGTGGGTTGGCTCCCGGACGGCGTCGCCGAGGGACTGCGGAACACGCTGGCCACCGCGGAGTCCGTGGACGCCGAATCCGCCGACCAGAAGACCAGCGTCAGCGTGTACGTCGTCCCCCGCAACGGCGAGTACTCCGACGTTCTTGACGAACGGGTCGGCGAGCCGACGACCGGCCCCGACATCAACGGGAAGCCGAGCCAGTGGTGGACGATCGCCGAGCGTGAGGACGAGCCGGGGGGCAAACCGAAAGACAGGAAACCGATCGCGGGCGGGATCCTCCTGCGCTGGGAGTGGGCGCCGGGCGCGTCAGCGCAGGTGCGGGTCGTGACGACGACCGCTGATCCGCTGGACACAGCGGCCGAGGTCGCCCGTTCGGTCCGCCTCGACCGCCCGAAGCCGTTCGTGGCGCCGCTGCGGCTGGACCCGCCCCAGCAGCTGCGGGCCGCACGCACGTACAGGACCGCGCAGCCGGCTCGCGGAGAGATGCCCGCGCAGCGGGTCACCGGCATCGAGTTCGGTACGTCGTTCGCCGCCGACCGACCGT harbors:
- a CDS encoding SigE family RNA polymerase sigma factor, which gives rise to MLRRLAHLLCHDWHRADDLVQATLVRLYLHWARVAAATDRDAYVRRVLVRVFLSERRTGWARRVVLVDVAPDSPTTTDADPAAAVAVRTALAGLPPRQRAVLVLRFYADLSVDQTAEALRCSSGTVKSQTAKALASLRRALPDDEPATIRRGAGR
- a CDS encoding phosphatase PAP2 family protein — protein: MAILTAAAVSTVSTAVAAPLRVWIRVVVTELALIALGAGAYLAVSAGAADRADAATANAAALVRIEAALGLDVERSLAAWWAADATRAALANAYYVAAHFAVPVVIFGLLALCRPDAYRRYRTAFVAASLLGVAVSWIWPTAPPRLVGGFADAPVISGAENPYAAFPSMHVGWAVWAALAVTALTARWWLRTLAWLHAIVTSMDVLVTGHHWALDVVGGVLAALAGVAVARGWERFAGNRT